The Sporanaerobacter acetigenes DSM 13106 genome includes a region encoding these proteins:
- a CDS encoding radical SAM/SPASM domain-containing protein encodes MNLPKIAFSNYTRTIECDNKVVIYNRKNGQWIRVSKEVYDIFKYAVNNKLNINELNINELNNCIVNDEDKKFMTEVYNRLFNKKLVNNTFKSKNIKSISFELTNRCNLKCIHCCVDADINHRYELSTVQIKTLFDRVLPWNPDSIMLSGGEPMIRKDFIELLIYLRNKYSGEIILATNATLIDDENINFLVENVDKIDISIDGIDEKSCSQIRGKGVFKKVIKNIEKLKKVNYNNITLSMVVGDKNEDMEEKFIELNKSLGTHPVLRRFSPIGRGKYNDGYFLDDSGGKFFISKKYLSDDYSGSINICTCSAGSEEVIVRYNGDVYPCPSFMNENMLLGNLCSNDFADKLFTKNYDLLEDVIYKRFSECRDCKVNIFCWTCPGSLVDIKNIRNFSNRCDKLKPILFKRVWGEYLCQ; translated from the coding sequence ATGAACCTTCCAAAGATTGCTTTTAGTAATTATACACGCACTATTGAATGTGATAATAAAGTTGTAATATATAATAGAAAAAATGGACAATGGATTAGGGTGTCGAAGGAAGTATATGATATATTTAAATATGCCGTAAATAATAAATTAAATATTAATGAATTAAATATTAATGAATTAAATAACTGCATAGTAAATGATGAAGATAAAAAGTTTATGACAGAAGTCTATAACAGACTTTTTAATAAAAAGCTTGTTAATAATACTTTTAAATCTAAGAATATTAAATCCATCAGTTTTGAACTGACTAATAGATGTAATTTGAAATGTATCCATTGTTGTGTAGATGCGGATATTAATCATAGATATGAACTCTCAACAGTACAGATAAAAACTCTTTTTGATAGGGTACTACCTTGGAACCCTGATTCAATAATGTTGAGTGGGGGAGAACCCATGATTAGAAAAGATTTTATAGAATTATTAATATATTTAAGAAATAAGTATAGCGGGGAAATAATATTAGCAACTAATGCAACATTAATCGATGATGAAAATATAAACTTTTTAGTAGAAAATGTTGATAAAATAGATATTAGTATCGACGGTATTGATGAAAAAAGCTGTTCACAAATTAGGGGTAAGGGTGTATTTAAAAAAGTTATAAAGAATATAGAAAAATTGAAAAAGGTGAACTATAATAATATAACTTTGTCGATGGTTGTAGGTGATAAAAATGAGGACATGGAAGAAAAGTTTATTGAATTAAACAAAAGTTTGGGGACTCATCCTGTGCTAAGGAGATTCTCACCTATAGGTAGAGGAAAATATAATGATGGGTATTTTTTAGATGATAGTGGAGGAAAATTTTTTATATCTAAAAAGTATCTTTCCGACGATTATAGCGGTTCGATTAATATATGTACATGCAGTGCAGGGAGTGAAGAAGTTATCGTAAGATATAATGGGGATGTTTATCCTTGCCCTAGTTTTATGAACGAAAATATGTTATTAGGGAACTTATGTTCGAATGATTTTGCCGATAAATTATTTACCAAAAATTATGATTTGTTAGAGGATGTTATTTATAAAAGATTTTCGGAATGCCGAGATTGTAAAGTTAATATATTTTGTTGGACTTGTCCGGGAAGCTTGGTAGATATTAAAAATATTAGAAATTTTTCTAATAGGTGTGATAAATTAAAACCAATTTTATTTAAAAGAGTGTGGGGTGAATATTTATGTCAATAA
- a CDS encoding BlaI/MecI/CopY family transcriptional regulator, with protein sequence MPKQNNRFELTERELDILNILWSAEKPLLASDIPKIDSSISINTAQAVLRNLLKKKLIEVSDIVYSGTVLSRRYKPTISSHDFFLKQFVRQFQNLNKGISTPTIVATLLEHEKNEEAIIEELEKMLEERKKLLKEGN encoded by the coding sequence ATGCCAAAACAAAATAATCGTTTTGAATTAACTGAGAGAGAATTAGATATCTTGAATATTTTATGGTCTGCCGAAAAACCGTTACTGGCCTCTGACATCCCCAAAATAGATAGTTCCATAAGTATAAATACAGCTCAAGCTGTTTTAAGAAATCTACTGAAAAAAAAGCTTATTGAGGTTTCTGATATTGTTTATAGCGGAACCGTTCTTTCACGCAGATATAAACCAACTATAAGTTCACATGATTTTTTTCTTAAACAATTTGTCAGACAGTTTCAAAATTTAAATAAAGGTATTTCCACACCCACTATTGTTGCTACCTTATTGGAACACGAAAAAAACGAGGAAGCTATTATAGAAGAGCTTGAAAAAATGCTTGAAGAAAGAAAAAAGCTTTTGAAAGAAGGAAATTAA
- a CDS encoding M56 family metallopeptidase: MSFSFTAFLTILFFSSISIILMYFFLQNNKLIKGLGIGTLSFCIFVIVIRLLIPFEFSFENNLVCKRLFPKIIFFFKTPILKLNGHNICPLHIMGLIWLMGSIIQLSRAIIIYENFTKVINKFPAVKNSEIQGALRKVLQNYSKPMSFKIIQANLISTPMVLGMRKPWIVIPQIELSENEWYYIFSHEVAHYYHGDLLIKVIVELLCIIYWWNPYIYLLRGQVSKVLEIHTDLTATKSMGESKRIEYLECLLKIAKYHPSTRVNKVALNFDSENVSTLSQRFHIVLQNSNQKEKFKLKNVFFMVMPVLLLVVLSFCFVFEPYSISPKDASDTVELTKENSYLVKNQDNTYDLYVNNKFFGTANNIKNLPADLPIYKNIKEVRKDEKK, from the coding sequence ATGTCTTTCTCTTTTACTGCTTTTTTAACTATTCTTTTTTTTAGTAGTATATCGATTATTTTAATGTACTTCTTTTTACAAAATAATAAACTGATCAAAGGACTTGGAATTGGCACCTTATCTTTTTGCATCTTTGTTATTGTTATCAGGCTGCTAATTCCTTTTGAATTTTCTTTTGAAAATAATTTAGTTTGTAAGCGGCTTTTCCCAAAAATTATTTTTTTCTTTAAAACACCAATATTAAAACTAAACGGTCATAATATTTGTCCTCTACACATTATGGGTTTAATTTGGTTAATGGGATCAATCATCCAATTGAGTAGAGCAATAATCATTTATGAAAATTTTACAAAAGTGATAAATAAATTTCCTGCGGTAAAAAATTCAGAGATTCAAGGTGCTTTGCGGAAAGTACTTCAAAACTACAGCAAGCCGATGAGTTTTAAGATTATACAAGCCAACCTTATCTCTACTCCTATGGTACTGGGTATGCGAAAACCATGGATTGTTATTCCTCAAATAGAACTTTCGGAAAACGAATGGTACTACATTTTTAGTCACGAGGTAGCCCACTACTACCATGGCGATTTATTGATTAAAGTAATTGTTGAACTTTTATGTATCATATATTGGTGGAATCCTTATATATATCTGCTAAGGGGACAAGTATCCAAAGTACTCGAAATACATACGGATCTCACTGCCACAAAATCAATGGGTGAATCGAAACGAATTGAATATCTGGAATGTCTTCTAAAAATAGCAAAATATCATCCTAGTACACGTGTAAATAAAGTAGCACTAAACTTTGACAGCGAAAACGTTTCTACTCTTTCTCAGCGATTCCATATAGTTTTACAAAATTCTAATCAAAAAGAAAAATTCAAATTGAAGAATGTCTTTTTTATGGTTATGCCGGTATTATTGTTGGTTGTTTTATCTTTTTGTTTTGTATTTGAACCTTATTCTATATCTCCGAAAGATGCTTCCGATACAGTTGAACTTACAAAGGAAAATTCATATTTAGTTAAAAATCAAGACAATACTTATGATCTTTACGTCAATAATAAATTCTTTGGTACTGCCAATAATATTAAAAATTTGCCTGCAGACTTACCCATATATAAAAATATAAAGGAGGTGCGAAAGGATGAAAAAAAGTAA